The following coding sequences lie in one Leptospira hartskeerlii genomic window:
- a CDS encoding aldo/keto reductase codes for MESSYSRKKFLKLLALSAAGIGLSENLTSPLFSQTSGASKMLKRKIPKTGEEIPAIGLGTWQTLDVDPDPSSLAPLKEVLSEFLHIGGGVVDSSPMYGRSEEIFGTLSKNFSDAERKKFFLATKVWIRGEAAGKSQIESSFKKMNADKIDLFQIHNLLDTQTHLKTLKGLREKGRIQYIGLTHFTTSAFAEMERISEKEKPDFLQIPYSIQTREAENRILPFAQEHGIAVLINRPFEEGGLFRNTKGKILPEYFKEWDCFSFAQAFLKYILSHPAVTCAIPATSKLSHLKDNMGAGLGRFPEGKERKVFLSNLLDAMD; via the coding sequence ATGGAAAGCTCTTATTCCAGAAAAAAGTTCCTGAAACTTTTGGCGTTATCCGCTGCGGGTATAGGTCTTTCGGAGAATTTGACTTCTCCGTTATTCTCTCAAACGTCCGGAGCCTCTAAAATGTTAAAACGTAAGATCCCAAAGACTGGAGAAGAAATTCCTGCAATCGGTTTAGGTACTTGGCAAACTTTAGATGTGGACCCGGATCCTTCTTCTTTAGCTCCTTTAAAAGAAGTTTTGTCGGAGTTCCTACATATCGGCGGAGGTGTAGTTGATTCTTCTCCTATGTATGGTCGTTCCGAGGAGATTTTCGGGACTTTATCCAAAAACTTTTCAGACGCGGAAAGAAAAAAATTTTTCTTAGCCACCAAAGTTTGGATCCGAGGAGAAGCGGCCGGAAAATCACAGATCGAATCTTCTTTCAAAAAAATGAATGCGGATAAGATTGATCTATTCCAAATCCATAATTTACTAGATACACAAACTCATCTCAAAACATTGAAAGGCTTACGAGAAAAAGGTAGGATCCAATACATTGGCCTAACTCATTTTACTACTTCCGCTTTCGCAGAGATGGAACGTATCTCCGAAAAAGAAAAGCCGGACTTCTTGCAGATACCTTATTCTATCCAAACAAGAGAAGCAGAAAATAGAATTTTACCTTTTGCCCAAGAACACGGGATCGCAGTACTGATCAATCGTCCCTTCGAAGAGGGTGGGCTTTTTAGAAATACAAAAGGTAAAATATTGCCTGAATATTTTAAAGAATGGGATTGCTTTTCCTTTGCTCAGGCATTCTTAAAATATATTCTTTCTCATCCGGCAGTGACATGTGCAATCCCTGCAACTTCTAAGTTATCTCATCTCAAAGATAATATGGGTGCCGGGCTTGGTAGATTTCCGGAAGGCAAAGAAAGAAAAGTTTTTCTATCCAACCTTCTGGATGCGATGGACTGA
- a CDS encoding PilZ domain-containing protein, producing MEKRKQVRVVPFPKQPVQLQLMGNGFLDILIAQDVSEGGIAVRVPHKFDGCDIHSSVEIVVSLPGYKPFKALGKIKHLSASKEAQGLFGLQFTQIDVKGKGFLLDYVKKLTSLRRMAG from the coding sequence ATGGAGAAAAGAAAACAGGTGAGGGTAGTCCCCTTCCCTAAACAACCAGTTCAACTCCAATTGATGGGAAACGGTTTTTTAGATATTCTCATCGCCCAGGATGTTAGCGAAGGAGGGATTGCGGTTCGTGTTCCTCATAAATTTGATGGATGCGATATTCATTCTAGCGTGGAAATTGTGGTTTCTCTCCCCGGATACAAACCATTTAAAGCATTAGGCAAGATCAAACACTTGAGCGCCTCCAAGGAAGCACAGGGCCTTTTCGGGCTCCAATTCACCCAAATCGACGTAAAAGGTAAGGGATTTCTCCTCGATTATGTCAAAAAACTGACCTCTCTCCGCAGAATGGCAGGATAA
- a CDS encoding alpha/beta fold hydrolase: protein MSEPLWRTHPLAWKASGAFFEWKKRKLFYRTGGEGEALLLLHGFPTSSWDWKDVWETLTHQYKVLTLDYLGFGFSEKPKDGHYSIFEYADQAEYFLQEQGIKKVHILAHDLGDTVAQELVARFREKLSGQRIGGPDLESVFFLNGGIFPETHRPRAVQKLLNGPLGFLFSRLVNKTSFQKSFSEVFGPNTKPNREELDGFWECVNNGGGKAIYHKLIRYMRERKIFRDRWVGAVLDCPIPYALADGLEDPVSGRHVVDRLREMRPDAKVYELPGIGHYPQTEAANQVLKAYSNFRSIL from the coding sequence ATGTCGGAGCCGCTTTGGAGAACACACCCTTTGGCCTGGAAGGCATCGGGAGCTTTCTTTGAATGGAAAAAAAGGAAACTATTCTATCGGACAGGCGGAGAAGGAGAAGCGCTTCTTCTCTTACATGGATTTCCCACTTCTTCCTGGGATTGGAAAGATGTATGGGAAACTCTTACTCATCAGTACAAAGTTTTGACCTTAGATTATTTAGGCTTTGGCTTTTCCGAAAAACCTAAAGACGGACATTATTCTATTTTTGAATATGCGGATCAGGCCGAGTATTTCCTACAAGAACAAGGAATCAAAAAAGTGCATATTCTCGCCCACGATCTGGGAGATACAGTCGCACAAGAATTGGTCGCAAGATTTAGGGAGAAGTTATCCGGCCAAAGGATCGGTGGTCCGGACTTAGAGTCAGTATTCTTCCTAAATGGTGGGATCTTTCCGGAGACTCATAGACCAAGAGCAGTCCAGAAATTATTAAACGGACCTTTGGGATTTTTATTCTCTCGTTTGGTGAACAAAACCTCCTTTCAAAAAAGTTTTTCAGAAGTATTCGGACCGAATACTAAGCCGAACCGAGAGGAGTTAGATGGCTTTTGGGAATGTGTAAACAATGGAGGAGGAAAAGCGATCTATCATAAATTGATAAGATACATGAGAGAAAGAAAAATTTTCAGAGATAGATGGGTGGGAGCCGTACTCGATTGCCCGATCCCGTACGCGTTGGCAGATGGTTTGGAAGATCCTGTGAGCGGAAGACATGTGGTGGATCGATTGAGAGAGATGAGACCTGATGCGAAAGTGTACGAACTTCCAGGAATAGGACATTACCCTCAGACAGAAGCTGCTAACCAGGTTTTGAAAGCGTATTCAAACTTCAGATCTATACTTTGA
- a CDS encoding histone deacetylase, translated as MGKVAYNNPRFFDFVYDDFLCAAVDSHVAQSGVLFHSLTKESVWELFEITGVLAELKKRGYDSFQLDLSGSDDTYQKLILTFQNEILVHLRLSIQEYRIRLNDYFFKEKYLVVNWLQTRHPKQEGRDSTRLYPGQDVPGLGIFPEMSDLIGFLIISLRLNGAVIRPEYFHDAVLFSRKFHFLEADSKALYQALRTTFPKHSIRAISTLLQHGKIVDAKRGVIEWKPIEMIFFLEKSLNFFVFNRKFEKKVSKILSTYKLSLVEGAEAELGLNT; from the coding sequence ATGGGTAAGGTTGCATACAATAATCCGCGTTTTTTCGATTTTGTATACGATGACTTTTTATGTGCAGCCGTAGACTCTCATGTCGCACAATCCGGAGTTCTATTCCACTCTTTGACTAAGGAAAGTGTTTGGGAACTTTTTGAGATCACGGGAGTTCTCGCAGAACTCAAAAAAAGAGGATATGATTCTTTCCAACTAGATCTTTCCGGAAGCGACGATACTTACCAAAAACTCATTCTCACTTTTCAGAACGAAATTTTAGTACATCTACGTTTGAGTATCCAAGAATATCGGATACGCCTTAACGATTACTTTTTCAAAGAAAAATATCTGGTTGTGAATTGGCTCCAGACACGTCATCCGAAACAGGAAGGAAGAGATTCGACACGTTTGTATCCTGGCCAAGATGTGCCAGGACTTGGAATTTTTCCTGAGATGTCTGACTTAATCGGATTTTTGATCATATCACTTCGCTTAAATGGAGCAGTGATCCGTCCGGAATATTTTCACGATGCAGTACTCTTCTCCCGTAAATTCCACTTTTTAGAAGCGGACTCTAAGGCGCTTTATCAGGCTTTGAGGACAACCTTCCCGAAACATTCTATCCGAGCCATCTCAACGTTATTACAACATGGAAAAATCGTAGATGCAAAACGAGGAGTGATCGAATGGAAACCTATAGAGATGATTTTCTTTTTGGAAAAATCTTTGAACTTCTTCGTATTCAATCGTAAGTTTGAGAAGAAGGTTTCCAAGATACTCTCCACATATAAACTTTCTCTGGTAGAAGGTGCAGAGGCAGAGTTGGGGCTAAATACTTAG
- a CDS encoding GNAT family N-acetyltransferase, which produces MGSGTVQKKQKVERKLEVRIAENQLEIERTLALRYDVFNLELGEGLPQSAATRKDRDEYDLFCDHLIVVDKNRDDMIVGTYRILRRSVAKANLGFYSDNEFDITKIYELEREPAEIGRSCVHPEYRDGSVISLLWGGLAQYMKKNNIGYLFGCGSVHSTDAQSANDVYAFLKDKQALAGEAFDVKPLPGFEMEGFDQNYSPEDIKEVSKRIPALIKGYIRAGSTICGIPALDAVFKTTDFFIIFDIKDIEARYSKHYLE; this is translated from the coding sequence ATGGGATCAGGAACAGTCCAAAAAAAGCAAAAAGTAGAACGTAAGCTTGAAGTAAGGATCGCAGAGAACCAACTCGAGATCGAAAGAACTCTAGCTCTTCGTTATGACGTGTTCAATCTAGAGTTGGGAGAAGGTCTACCCCAATCCGCAGCTACTCGTAAAGACAGAGACGAATACGATTTATTTTGCGACCATCTTATCGTAGTGGATAAGAACAGAGATGATATGATCGTCGGAACTTATCGTATCCTACGAAGAAGTGTCGCAAAGGCAAATCTAGGATTTTATTCCGACAATGAATTCGATATTACTAAAATTTACGAATTAGAAAGAGAACCTGCAGAGATCGGACGCAGTTGCGTTCATCCTGAATACAGAGACGGATCAGTAATTTCTCTTCTTTGGGGCGGGCTTGCCCAATACATGAAGAAGAACAATATCGGATATCTTTTCGGTTGTGGTTCCGTTCATAGCACTGATGCTCAATCTGCAAACGACGTTTACGCGTTTTTGAAAGATAAACAAGCTCTTGCTGGAGAAGCTTTCGATGTAAAACCTCTTCCAGGATTCGAGATGGAAGGTTTCGATCAAAACTATTCTCCTGAAGATATAAAAGAAGTTTCTAAAAGGATCCCTGCATTGATTAAGGGGTATATTAGAGCCGGATCAACGATCTGCGGAATTCCAGCATTGGACGCAGTTTTCAAGACTACCGACTTCTTCATTATATTCGATATCAAGGACATCGAAGCAAGATACAGCAAACATTACTTAGAGTAG